In Papilio machaon chromosome W, ilPapMach1.1, whole genome shotgun sequence, a single genomic region encodes these proteins:
- the LOC123723179 gene encoding uncharacterized protein LOC123723179 — MDNVEQLLTVLQDIRQHITRIYENFKKTSKSRLTEGYVETKMSILQEYWVAFTNNHNSLIRIVTKEQRKSLEYFKNEVFVDCEETYIQGKAAMKDFLQPAHPQSSSIPAIGSPPSMKQQVKLPNIEVPTFAGNYEDWPTFQDLFISLIHKNDGISKVQKLQYLKLSVSGEAENLLKHIQVTEDNYDQAWEVLRQRYNNKRLIVTSILRKLFNQKKLQSPSDILLNIVDHLALAGFVTNGITRFFIIHPQRVPKTTYFKNTKHNIAIQRLAPHTRT; from the exons ATGGATAACGTAGAACAATTATTAACAGTGCTCCAAGACATACGCCAACACATTACCCGAATTTATGAGAATTTCAAGAAGACTTCAAAAAGTCGTCTGACCGAAGGATATGTTGAAACCAAAATGTCGATCTTACAAGAATACTGGGTCGCCTTCACAAATAATCATAACAGCTTAATAAGGATAGTAACgaaagaacaaagaaaatcATTGGAGTATTTCAAGAACGAAGTATTCGTCGACTGCGAAGAGACCTACATTCAAGGTAAAGCAGCTATGAAAGATTTTCTTCAGCCAGCACATCCCCAAAGCAGCAGCATACCAGCTATCGGCAGCCCACCAAGTATGAAGCAGCAGGTAAAATTACCAAATATAGAAGTACCCACATTCGCCGGTAATTATGAAGATTGGCCAACATTCCAAGACCTTTTTATCTCCCTCATTCACAAGAACGATGGAATTAGTAAAGTACaaaaactacaatatttaaaattgagtgTCAGCGGGGAAGcagaaaatttacttaaacatATACAAGTAACGGAGGACAACTACGATCAAGCCTGGGAAGTGTTGAGGCAGCgttataacaataaacgtCTCATTGTAACATctattttaaggaaattatttaaccAGAAAAAGTTGCAGAGTCCATCG GACATCCTGTTAAATATTGTCGATCATCTAGCACTTGCAGGATTTGTCACAAACGGCATCACACGCTTCTTCATCATTCACCCACAGCGAGTACCCAAG ACAACTTACTTCAAGAATACCAAACACAACATTGCAATACAGCGACTGGCCCCACATACAAGGACTTGA